The following coding sequences are from one Microtus pennsylvanicus isolate mMicPen1 chromosome 1, mMicPen1.hap1, whole genome shotgun sequence window:
- the Abracl gene encoding costars family protein ABRACL isoform X1 codes for MKLFLSGHHLEGNSETAPPFSALFSLENLSCERLNGCPSCPVTRTCWSPLVVFSPLMPLIVLSAMDVDHEVNLLVEEIRRLGSKNADGKLSVKFGVLFQDDRCANLFEALVGTLKAAKRRKIVTYTGELLLQGVHDNVDIVLLQD; via the exons ATGAAGTTGTTTCTATCAGGTCATCACCTGGAAGGAAACAGTGAAACAGCTCCACCTTTTAGCGCCTTATtcagcctggagaacctctcttgtGAAAGATTGAATGGATGTCCCTCCTGCCCAGTCACTCGCACTTGCTGGTCTCCGCTGGTGGTGTTCTCTCCCCTCATGCCTTTGATTGTTCTT tcCGCAATGGATGTGGATCATGAGGTGAACCTCCTAGTAGAGGAAATTCGACGTCTGGGGTCTAAAA ATGCCGATGGGAAGTTAAGCGTGAAGTTTGGGGTCCTCTTCCAAGACGACAGATGTGCCAACCTCTTTGAAGCATTGGTAGGAACTCTGAAAGCCGCAAAGCGAAGAAAGATTGTTACATACACAGGAGAACTGCTTTTGCAGGGTGTTCACGACAATGTTGACATTGTACTGCTGCAAGATTAA
- the Abracl gene encoding costars family protein ABRACL isoform X2 — MDVDHEVNLLVEEIRRLGSKNADGKLSVKFGVLFQDDRCANLFEALVGTLKAAKRRKIVTYTGELLLQGVHDNVDIVLLQD; from the exons ATGGATGTGGATCATGAGGTGAACCTCCTAGTAGAGGAAATTCGACGTCTGGGGTCTAAAA ATGCCGATGGGAAGTTAAGCGTGAAGTTTGGGGTCCTCTTCCAAGACGACAGATGTGCCAACCTCTTTGAAGCATTGGTAGGAACTCTGAAAGCCGCAAAGCGAAGAAAGATTGTTACATACACAGGAGAACTGCTTTTGCAGGGTGTTCACGACAATGTTGACATTGTACTGCTGCAAGATTAA